Proteins from a single region of Streptomyces griseiscabiei:
- a CDS encoding DUF2017 domain-containing protein: MPGQFEALPGGGAAVALDEVEISIIRSLAVQLLELIGPGPAEEAGDDPLAELFAEGPSEPPKDPVLLRLFPDAYSDPEGTPGAREAEEQRAYSSEFRRFTENDLRAGKREKALAVIHSLDALAATGEGGAVLKLSAEESRHWLGCLNDLRLAIGSRLDVVDEEDTDLLYRLPDEDPRKPMVMAYLWLGGLQDSLVTTLMP; the protein is encoded by the coding sequence ATGCCAGGACAATTCGAAGCGCTCCCCGGCGGCGGCGCGGCCGTCGCGCTCGACGAGGTCGAGATCTCCATCATCCGCTCGCTGGCGGTCCAGCTCCTGGAGCTGATCGGCCCGGGACCGGCCGAGGAGGCGGGTGACGACCCGCTCGCCGAGCTCTTCGCCGAGGGCCCGAGCGAGCCGCCGAAGGACCCCGTCCTGCTCCGGCTCTTCCCGGACGCCTACAGCGACCCCGAGGGCACCCCGGGCGCCCGGGAGGCGGAGGAGCAGCGGGCGTACTCCTCGGAGTTCCGCCGCTTCACCGAGAACGACCTGCGGGCCGGCAAGCGCGAGAAGGCGCTCGCGGTGATCCACTCCCTGGACGCGCTGGCCGCGACCGGTGAGGGCGGGGCCGTGCTGAAGCTGTCGGCGGAGGAGTCCCGGCACTGGCTCGGCTGCCTCAACGACCTGCGGCTCGCCATCGGCTCCCGGCTCGACGTCGTCGACGAGGAGGACACCGACCTCCTCTACCGCCTCCCGGACGAGGACCCGCGCAAGCCGATGGTGATGGCGTACCTGTGGCTGGGCGGTCTGCAGGACTCGCTCGTCACGACGCTGATGCCCTGA
- the clpS gene encoding ATP-dependent Clp protease adapter ClpS, whose translation MGGVTAAVPMEIEKTESAEETFAVPEPDVPWVTIVHNDPVNLMSYVTYVFQAYFGYSKDKANKLMLDVHHKGRAVVSSGSREEMERDVQAMHGYGLWATLQQDRK comes from the coding sequence ATGGGCGGTGTGACGGCAGCCGTACCCATGGAGATCGAGAAGACCGAGTCGGCGGAGGAGACCTTCGCCGTTCCCGAACCGGACGTCCCGTGGGTCACGATCGTCCACAACGACCCGGTGAACCTGATGAGCTACGTGACGTATGTGTTCCAGGCGTACTTCGGGTACTCGAAGGACAAGGCCAACAAACTCATGCTCGACGTCCACCACAAGGGCCGCGCGGTCGTCTCCAGCGGATCACGCGAGGAGATGGAACGCGATGTGCAGGCCATGCACGGCTACGGTCTGTGGGCCACCCTCCAGCAGGACCGGAAGTAG
- a CDS encoding nicotinate phosphoribosyltransferase: MNTADLGLPVDVPSTALFTDQYELTMLQAALKAGTAERRSVFEVFTRRLPEGRRYGVVAGTGRVLDAVENFRFDPAVLTYLRERSIVDAQTLDWLAGYRFGGDVWGYQEGEVYFPGSPIMRVEGTFAECVLLETVILSILNHDSAIAAAASRMSSAAGGRPLIEMGARRTHELAAVAASRAAYLGGFTSTSDLAAGFRYGIPTVGTSAHAFTLLHDRERDAFQAQVDSLGRNTTLLVDTYDVAEAVRTAVEIAGPELGAVRIDSGDLLLVAHRVRQQLDELGATDTRIIVTSDLDEYAIASLAAAPVDAYGVGTQLVTGSGHPTCSMVYKLVARAESADPTDPLVAVAKRSSGGKTSVGGRKWAARRLDEHGVAEAEVIGTGPVPDELRDRQLLVQLIEDGRVLSREPLEAARERHVAARANLPLSATQLSRGEAVIPTEYV, encoded by the coding sequence ATGAACACAGCGGACCTCGGTTTGCCGGTCGACGTCCCCTCGACCGCGCTCTTCACGGACCAGTACGAACTCACGATGCTGCAGGCCGCGTTGAAAGCGGGCACGGCCGAGCGGCGTTCGGTGTTCGAGGTCTTCACCCGCCGGCTGCCGGAGGGACGCAGGTACGGCGTGGTGGCCGGCACCGGACGGGTGCTGGACGCGGTCGAGAACTTCCGTTTCGACCCGGCCGTCCTCACCTACCTGCGCGAACGCTCCATCGTCGACGCGCAGACCCTCGACTGGCTCGCCGGCTACCGCTTCGGCGGGGACGTCTGGGGCTACCAGGAGGGCGAGGTGTACTTCCCGGGCTCGCCGATCATGCGGGTCGAGGGCACCTTCGCGGAGTGCGTGCTCCTGGAGACCGTGATCCTCTCCATCCTCAACCACGACTCGGCGATCGCCGCGGCCGCCTCCCGGATGTCCAGCGCCGCCGGGGGGCGCCCGCTGATCGAGATGGGCGCCCGGCGCACCCACGAGCTGGCGGCCGTGGCCGCCTCGCGGGCCGCGTACCTCGGCGGCTTCACCTCCACCTCGGACCTGGCCGCCGGCTTCCGCTACGGCATCCCGACGGTCGGCACCAGCGCCCACGCCTTCACCCTGCTGCACGACCGCGAGCGGGACGCCTTCCAGGCCCAGGTGGACTCCCTCGGCCGGAACACCACGCTGCTGGTCGACACCTACGACGTCGCCGAGGCCGTACGGACCGCCGTGGAGATCGCCGGGCCCGAGCTGGGCGCCGTGCGCATCGACTCCGGTGATCTGCTCCTGGTCGCCCACCGGGTGCGGCAGCAGCTGGACGAGCTGGGCGCGACCGACACCCGGATCATCGTGACCTCGGACCTCGACGAGTACGCCATCGCCTCGCTGGCGGCGGCGCCGGTGGACGCGTACGGGGTCGGCACCCAGCTGGTGACGGGGTCCGGGCACCCCACCTGCTCGATGGTCTACAAGCTGGTCGCCCGCGCGGAGTCGGCGGACCCCACGGACCCGCTGGTGGCCGTGGCGAAGAGGTCCAGCGGCGGGAAGACCTCCGTCGGGGGCCGCAAATGGGCGGCCCGGCGGCTGGACGAGCACGGGGTCGCGGAGGCCGAGGTGATCGGCACCGGGCCGGTGCCCGACGAGCTCCGGGACCGTCAGCTGCTCGTCCAGCTGATCGAGGACGGCCGGGTGCTCTCCCGGGAGCCCCTGGAGGCCGCACGCGAGCGGCATGTGGCCGCACGGGCGAACCTGCCGCTGTCGGCGACCCAGCTGTCACGCGGCGAGGCGGTCATTCCGACGGAGTACGTCTGA
- a CDS encoding isochorismatase family protein, which yields MRRALIVVDVQNDFCEGGSLAVAGGADVAAAVTELIGQAAGPGYRHVVATRDHHIAPGGHFSDNPDYVHSWPAHCVAGTEGVGFHPNFAPVIASGAVDAVFDKGAYSAAYSGFEGADENGVPLAEWLRARDITEVDVVGIATDHCVRATALDAAREGFRVQVLLDLTAGVAEETTDRALEELREAGVELSGKPVV from the coding sequence ATGCGCCGCGCCTTGATCGTCGTCGACGTGCAGAACGACTTCTGCGAGGGAGGCAGCCTCGCGGTGGCCGGCGGTGCCGATGTGGCCGCCGCCGTCACCGAGCTGATCGGCCAGGCCGCCGGTCCCGGCTACCGGCACGTCGTGGCCACCCGTGACCACCACATCGCGCCCGGTGGCCACTTCTCGGACAACCCGGACTACGTCCACTCCTGGCCCGCCCACTGTGTCGCCGGGACGGAGGGCGTGGGCTTCCACCCGAACTTCGCCCCCGTGATCGCCTCCGGGGCGGTCGACGCGGTGTTCGACAAGGGGGCGTACTCCGCGGCCTACAGCGGTTTCGAGGGCGCCGACGAGAACGGCGTGCCGCTCGCGGAGTGGCTCCGCGCCCGCGACATCACCGAGGTCGACGTCGTCGGCATCGCCACCGACCACTGCGTACGGGCCACCGCCCTGGACGCGGCCCGGGAGGGCTTCCGCGTCCAGGTCCTGCTGGACCTCACCGCCGGGGTGGCCGAGGAGACCACCGACCGCGCCCTGGAGGAGCTGCGCGAGGCGGGCGTGGAACTGTCGGGCAAGCCGGTGGTGTAG
- a CDS encoding immune inhibitor A domain-containing protein, with product MTSRPWTYRAAAIGVAVATAAATMSAVTVAQAADTAPAAVDRHDPADHEHAGEHDLDGPLSKTQEAQREEALKQVISGDVTVKDRDGSQVVKLDSKKGKSKYVELGREKTDKIFTILVEFGDQIDSRYGGTPGPLHNQIAEPDRAKDNSTAWQADYDQKYFQDLYFGTGKNDESVKKYYEKQSSGRYSVEGEVSDWVKVPYNEARYGNNKCGQTNCSSVWNVVSDGLTSWVAQQKAAGRTDAEIKADVAEFDQWDRYDFDGDGDFNEPDGYIDHFQVVHAGEDESAGGGAQGTDAIWAHRWYAFGTDAGATGPAGNKLGGAKIGDTGIWVGDYTVQPENGGLGVYAHEYGHDLGLPDHYDTAGGDNSTGFWTLMSSGSWLGTGKEAIGDLPGDMTAWDKLQLGWLDYDTAKAATKSRHKLGVAEYNSKDKQALVVELPEKEVSTEIVVPAQGSTQWWSGSGDDLSNTLTRSVDLTGKSSAALTLDGWYDIEAEFDYLYTEVSTDGGANWTAVDGTVDGAAIPRDASGKPALTGSSAAYKKLSYSLNAYAGKKFDLRFRYQTDGGVAPKGFAADSIALTADGAVVFSDNAESADAAWTAKGFSRVGASITDDYAQYYIAENRQYVSYDETLKVGPYNFGFSTTRPDWVEHFPYQNGLLIWKWDTSQADNNTSVHPGAGLVLPVDSHPAALKWADGTVMRSRIQSYDSPFSLYRTDGLKLHKADVPTTIPSSAGVSVFNDRTNTYYDAATPLAGVKITDTNTKIEIVKEAADGSTMSVKVGPAVK from the coding sequence GTGACCAGTAGACCCTGGACATATCGAGCGGCTGCCATCGGCGTCGCCGTCGCCACGGCGGCGGCGACCATGTCCGCCGTCACCGTCGCGCAGGCCGCGGACACCGCGCCTGCCGCCGTGGACCGGCACGACCCGGCGGACCACGAGCACGCCGGCGAGCACGACCTCGACGGACCTCTGAGCAAAACTCAGGAGGCCCAGCGCGAGGAGGCCCTGAAGCAGGTCATATCCGGCGACGTCACGGTCAAGGACCGTGACGGCTCGCAGGTCGTGAAGCTGGACAGCAAGAAGGGCAAGAGCAAGTACGTCGAGCTCGGCCGCGAGAAGACCGACAAGATCTTCACGATCCTCGTCGAGTTCGGCGACCAGATCGACAGCCGCTACGGCGGCACCCCCGGCCCGCTGCACAACCAGATCGCCGAGCCGGACCGGGCCAAGGACAACTCCACGGCCTGGCAGGCGGACTACGACCAGAAGTACTTCCAGGACCTCTACTTCGGCACCGGCAAGAACGACGAGTCGGTGAAGAAGTACTACGAGAAGCAGTCCTCGGGCCGCTACTCGGTCGAGGGCGAGGTCTCCGACTGGGTCAAGGTCCCCTACAACGAGGCCCGCTACGGCAACAACAAGTGCGGCCAGACCAACTGCTCCAGCGTGTGGAACGTCGTCAGTGACGGTCTCACGTCCTGGGTCGCCCAGCAGAAGGCGGCGGGGCGCACCGACGCGGAGATCAAGGCCGACGTCGCCGAGTTCGACCAGTGGGACCGCTACGACTTCGACGGCGACGGCGACTTCAACGAGCCCGACGGCTACATCGACCACTTCCAGGTCGTGCACGCCGGCGAGGACGAGTCCGCCGGCGGCGGCGCGCAGGGCACGGACGCCATCTGGGCCCACCGCTGGTACGCGTTCGGCACCGACGCGGGCGCGACCGGCCCGGCCGGCAACAAGCTCGGCGGCGCCAAGATCGGCGACACCGGTATCTGGGTCGGCGACTACACCGTCCAGCCGGAGAACGGCGGACTCGGTGTCTACGCCCACGAGTACGGCCACGACCTCGGTCTGCCGGACCACTACGACACCGCGGGCGGCGACAACTCCACCGGCTTCTGGACGCTGATGTCGTCCGGTTCGTGGCTGGGCACCGGCAAGGAAGCCATCGGCGACCTGCCCGGCGACATGACCGCCTGGGACAAGCTGCAGCTCGGCTGGCTGGACTACGACACGGCGAAGGCGGCGACGAAGTCGCGGCACAAGCTCGGAGTCGCGGAGTACAACTCCAAGGACAAGCAGGCCCTGGTGGTCGAGCTGCCGGAGAAGGAGGTCTCCACCGAGATCGTCGTTCCGGCGCAGGGCTCGACCCAGTGGTGGAGCGGCAGCGGTGACGACCTCTCCAACACGCTGACCCGTTCCGTGGACCTCACCGGCAAGTCCTCGGCCGCGCTCACCCTCGACGGCTGGTACGACATCGAGGCCGAGTTCGACTACCTCTACACCGAGGTGTCGACCGACGGCGGCGCCAACTGGACCGCCGTCGACGGCACGGTGGACGGCGCGGCGATCCCGCGCGACGCCAGCGGCAAGCCCGCGCTGACCGGCTCCTCCGCCGCGTACAAGAAGCTGTCGTACTCCCTGAACGCCTACGCGGGCAAGAAGTTCGACCTCCGCTTCCGCTACCAGACGGACGGCGGTGTGGCCCCGAAGGGCTTCGCGGCCGACTCCATCGCGCTGACCGCCGACGGTGCCGTCGTCTTCTCGGACAACGCGGAGAGCGCGGACGCGGCCTGGACCGCCAAGGGCTTCTCCCGCGTGGGCGCGTCGATCACGGACGACTACGCCCAGTACTACATCGCCGAGAACCGCCAGTACGTGTCGTACGACGAGACCCTGAAGGTCGGCCCGTACAACTTCGGCTTCTCGACCACGCGTCCGGACTGGGTGGAGCACTTCCCGTACCAGAACGGTCTGTTGATCTGGAAGTGGGACACCTCGCAGGCGGACAACAACACCAGCGTCCACCCGGGCGCGGGCCTGGTCCTGCCGGTCGACTCGCACCCGGCGGCGCTGAAGTGGGCCGACGGCACGGTGATGCGCAGCCGGATCCAGTCCTACGACTCGCCGTTCAGCCTCTACCGCACCGACGGTCTGAAGCTGCACAAGGCCGACGTCCCGACGACGATCCCGTCGTCCGCGGGTGTGTCCGTCTTCAACGACCGGACCAACACCTACTACGACGCGGCCACCCCGCTGGCCGGTGTCAAGATCACTGACACCAACACCAAGATCGAGATCGTCAAGGAGGCCGCTGACGGCTCCACGATGTCGGTCAAGGTCGGCCCCGCGGTGAAGTAA
- a CDS encoding RDD family protein, with translation MSSEPPPFGSGRSPDDDRFSKQPPPPNQGGGSPYDPPPQQPPPYGGGQQPPYGSQPPPHGGGPYGGDPYGGGQYPNDPLSGMPPLADSGKRVLARIIDMILVGIVVGLLAWAFRISQYTVDSDDFEFGKSLAQETLAAVLYIAYDTYFSVKNGQTLGKRLFKLRVANLNDGSTPSVQTALIRAAVLWIPFAFCCACIWTAIAGGWSFFDKPYKQGLHDKAAKTVVVSTG, from the coding sequence ATGAGCAGCGAACCGCCCCCCTTCGGCTCCGGTCGGTCCCCGGACGACGACCGGTTCAGCAAGCAGCCGCCCCCGCCGAACCAGGGCGGCGGCTCCCCGTACGACCCGCCGCCCCAGCAGCCGCCGCCCTACGGGGGCGGCCAGCAACCGCCGTACGGCAGCCAGCCGCCTCCGCACGGCGGCGGCCCTTACGGCGGTGACCCCTACGGCGGCGGGCAGTACCCCAACGACCCGCTGTCGGGCATGCCGCCGCTCGCCGACAGCGGGAAGCGGGTGCTCGCGCGGATCATCGACATGATCCTGGTGGGGATCGTGGTGGGGCTGCTGGCGTGGGCGTTCCGGATCAGCCAGTACACGGTGGACTCGGACGACTTCGAGTTCGGCAAGTCCCTGGCGCAGGAGACGCTCGCCGCGGTCCTCTACATCGCGTACGACACGTATTTCTCCGTCAAGAACGGCCAGACCCTCGGCAAGCGGCTGTTCAAGCTGCGGGTGGCGAACCTCAACGACGGCTCCACGCCCTCCGTGCAGACCGCGCTGATCCGCGCGGCCGTGCTGTGGATCCCCTTCGCCTTCTGCTGCGCCTGCATCTGGACGGCGATCGCGGGCGGCTGGAGCTTCTTCGACAAGCCGTACAAGCAGGGTCTGCACGACAAGGCGGCCAAGACGGTGGTGGTCAGCACCGGTTGA
- a CDS encoding RDD family protein, with product MSAPTPAPGDDRPREGYYPDPSIPGYVRYWNGAAWVPGTSRPAPSDGEPLAPPPGSGPSGAVEETGPHFFDEDPAPDGEPGRAPADKPLHGIRPEPASAWGADRSRQTGFGGDKDRRVSWGSSGGVDPRLSLSGGSGDDTAGPAAPGDSGPTASTDGTATIPPADDDEAGSPPGTVVFRRPNTAGGPADGGEAARSEGTMTFGPPASRAGRQDGSAPASPAPFGSPLTPAQAAAQQALGLAPQSAAPTTAPSGPQQGPRSPQGSPAPQQGPQSGGTAPAAPAQAPGAIAPAAPVAPAPRRPEPQQPQFGDAFPHQAPQTAPVAPAPQFPEFPEPAPGVPPQAGAPQSNEPPMAVGTGGGQPSWAQQVHRLAGGEGEQPVAPWKPVVEDPFQAAARRQSEARPAGLGRRLAARLVDSLLVGAVTAVAAVPFGTKAMDHIDGKIDAAKLSGERVTVWLVDGTTSVYFGIILGVLFLVSALYEVLPTAKWGRTLGKRLLGIEVRDIEGLEPPSFGGSLRRWLVHTVSGLLGIGVIGVLWCVWDKPWRQCWHDKAARTFVAGG from the coding sequence ATTACCCGGACCCGTCCATTCCTGGATATGTCCGGTACTGGAACGGCGCCGCCTGGGTGCCGGGTACGAGCCGTCCGGCGCCCTCCGACGGCGAGCCGCTCGCCCCGCCGCCCGGCTCCGGCCCGTCCGGCGCCGTGGAGGAGACGGGCCCGCACTTCTTCGACGAGGATCCCGCGCCCGACGGCGAGCCGGGCCGGGCCCCGGCCGACAAGCCGCTGCACGGCATCCGCCCCGAGCCCGCCTCCGCGTGGGGAGCCGACCGCTCCCGGCAGACCGGGTTCGGCGGCGACAAGGACCGCCGGGTGTCCTGGGGTTCGTCCGGCGGAGTGGACCCCCGGCTCTCCCTCTCGGGCGGCTCCGGCGACGACACCGCAGGCCCCGCCGCTCCCGGCGACTCCGGGCCCACGGCGAGCACGGACGGTACGGCGACGATCCCGCCGGCCGACGACGACGAGGCCGGGTCCCCGCCGGGCACGGTGGTCTTCCGGCGCCCGAACACCGCCGGGGGCCCGGCCGACGGCGGGGAGGCCGCTCGGTCGGAAGGCACCATGACGTTCGGTCCGCCCGCCTCGCGCGCCGGGCGGCAGGACGGGAGCGCGCCCGCCTCCCCGGCCCCCTTCGGCTCGCCCCTGACCCCCGCCCAGGCCGCCGCCCAGCAGGCCCTGGGCCTCGCCCCGCAGTCCGCCGCGCCCACGACGGCACCGTCCGGACCCCAGCAGGGGCCGCGGAGTCCCCAGGGTTCACCGGCTCCGCAGCAGGGCCCGCAGTCGGGCGGCACCGCGCCCGCGGCCCCGGCCCAGGCCCCGGGGGCGATCGCCCCGGCCGCCCCCGTCGCTCCGGCGCCGCGCCGACCCGAGCCGCAGCAGCCCCAGTTCGGCGACGCCTTCCCGCACCAGGCCCCCCAGACCGCGCCGGTCGCGCCCGCCCCGCAGTTCCCCGAGTTCCCCGAGCCCGCGCCGGGTGTGCCCCCGCAGGCCGGTGCCCCGCAGTCGAACGAGCCGCCGATGGCCGTCGGGACCGGTGGCGGGCAGCCCTCCTGGGCCCAGCAGGTGCACCGGCTGGCCGGGGGCGAGGGCGAGCAGCCCGTCGCGCCGTGGAAGCCGGTGGTGGAGGACCCCTTCCAGGCGGCGGCGCGCCGGCAGTCGGAGGCCAGGCCCGCCGGGCTCGGCAGACGGCTGGCCGCCCGGCTCGTGGACAGCCTGCTCGTCGGTGCCGTCACAGCCGTGGCGGCCGTGCCGTTCGGCACCAAGGCGATGGACCACATCGACGGGAAGATCGACGCGGCGAAGCTCTCCGGCGAACGGGTCACCGTCTGGCTGGTCGACGGCACGACCTCCGTCTACTTCGGCATCATCCTCGGGGTCCTGTTCCTGGTCAGTGCCCTCTACGAGGTGCTGCCCACCGCCAAGTGGGGCCGCACCCTCGGTAAGCGGCTGCTCGGTATCGAGGTCCGGGACATCGAGGGCCTCGAACCCCCGTCGTTCGGGGGCTCCCTGCGCCGCTGGCTCGTCCACACCGTCTCCGGGCTGCTCGGCATCGGGGTCATCGGTGTCCTGTGGTGCGTGTGGGACAAGCCGTGGCGCCAGTGCTGGCACGACAAGGCGGCCCGCACGTTCGTGGCGGGCGGGTAG